Within Odontesthes bonariensis isolate fOdoBon6 chromosome 16, fOdoBon6.hap1, whole genome shotgun sequence, the genomic segment CTTTCTCTTCATTTCTTTAAGAAGTCTTCATGAATATTTAATTAGCCAACATTATCAGAATGTAATTTCACGTTCCAGTCGTTTTATGATTTCCCTTTCCACCCTCAGTGTGCTGCAAACACAAAAAGTGTAAAATGGTCATAGGCTAAATCCTCCAGGAGCATTGGCATCTGTAATGACCATGAGAGGGAAGTATCAGACCTGTAGTGGTGTGCgcgtgagggggggggggggatgggggGGGCAGGCATTGGGAAGTTGGCAGTATTTAAGAGGTGGGTGTGGTTCACACATGCTTCATGACCGGGATTTGAGGATCCTGCAGACGCTCTCTGCGTGACCCCGCACCCTATCTCTGAATGATGATGTTCATAGAGAAACAGGGAACGTGAGTAGACTGAGGCCTGCCTCTCAttgtaaaagaggaaaaaaacccAGTTAGTCTTCTGAGGACTTGTTTCTTGAAGCCACCCGTCTCTTCTTGGCTTAATTATTTTCTACATGATGCTCTTTGCAGATTTCAGTGATTCGATTCGAAGGCGGCTGACATCCTGATGAAGTGTCggcagagggagggaggaggcaaCAGCAGAAAGGAAGGAAACGAGGATAACGTCACGAAGACCCGGAGTAAAACGGACGGCACAGCGTTTAATGGACGATCCTTGATGCGGGCCGGAGGAATATCTGGGGGCCAATTCTGATTGTTTACGCCGTTTTggatgaaaatgtttttgtttactTAGCGGCCATGAAAAGGGGCGAAGCGCGTGCGTGAGGAAACGGTAACGCAGAGCAGCAGATctcatctttcttttcttttctctttttttctggagctcctctgaagcagagaaATGGAAATGTGTGTAGCCCTCCTCTGTCTGCCTGTTTACTGAAAACAGCCTCATCGTGACACACGGAACTTTTTCAGTGGATCCCTTCTGAACTTCATCTTTAATGCGTGAAAAAGACAGCTATCTGAATCCTCCACGACATTTCGAGGACGTTGCTCTGAGTTTTTCTTGAAACCATCGGGAGAATTAACAGGTAGCCACCCTTTATCAGGCGCTGTGACAGCAGCCGCACAGTCGGTCAGTCTTTTCTGCGTAAGATGGCAGGGCGATGATGTGCGCATTCATGGAATCGTTTTGACCAAATGATTGCAGTTGCATCCACATTTTACGAGCTCATTATGTAAAAAGAGATGCAGTCAAGGCCTCCATGACTGTGCTGATCAATGGTTTGCATCCGTAGGGCCAATCCTCTGATGTGGCTCTTTTGATGCGGCTGATAGTGAAATAAAATCTCCATGAAGTGCATCTGCGGCCTTTGGCACCGCTGTCTCTTTTCTGTGGATTTTATTTCAGTGGGCTTGCGTGTACATACTGTAGCCGTGCACACATATTCTGAGACATTAACATCTTCTCTGGCATGTATGCGGTGGCTGAGGCTCGGCACTCTCCTCCATTTGCAGATGTAGCCATACTGTGGTGGTGTAGATGTGTGTCCAGAGGGGTGGGGCCAGTCAATTTTAGCATCTTTGGATTTCTGTCACCATGTGTTATGAAACATGCCCTAAAAGGCTTGTAAAGTCATCACCATCTCCCTTGTCTGCTGCTGGTCGTGGGCTACATCAGTCCAGGTGGGGTCTGCGTCTCTTTCACTCCCTTTTACTCACTGTCCACTGACATGATTTCATCACGAATCAGCTTGTCTTCCAGTCGATGCTCACAAGCAGCATCTGGCTGGACTCACCCAGGCCTGATCTTCTCCACCTCCctcaggttttttttctcctcactgGCTAAATGAGCAGCTGTGCTAGGAGACTCATGATGCACCCCTTTTGGCTTCCATAAGGGTGTGTGATCCATCTGGTCGGAGGTCTCTCCAGGGAACTGTTGTCACCTATAGCTTAATGCCCTTCCTTGCATTGTGTACTGTATGCATGTTTGCTGCGGAGGGTTCTGGGGAATTTGAATTGCTGCTCAGATGCAaatacaggctgaatgagtacCTGTGCTTTTACGGTAAAAGGAACAGGAAATTTGGCTTCCTACTAAATGCATGATGTGCCATACAGTTCGTGAGGTACTGCTTTAAAGAGAGTGTTCACTCTCTGCTGTGTGGTAGCAAAACTGGATGCTCAGTATTATCTTAGTTATTACAGATTATCCTCCTCAGTTAAACCTGACACGGTTGCATGCTCATAAACAGATTACAAGTGTTTTTCTAGCTGTGGCTTCGGTGAACTTTAGAGATTAAAATGTGTGCtactatttaattatttatttctcCAAATCAGGGGAGAAAAACATAGTAAACGCTTTAATCTCATTGAACGGTATTTGATGAAAGTTGACCCCAGAATTACTGGATTATGGAAGCATAAAACTATGataaccctaaattggatttaGTAGTAGTTGTTGTATTAAATTTGAggtgttgctttatttaaatcgGATTCCCATAGTTCAAAGTCGTGCTGTAACCAACAGGTGATTGCTTGGACAAATTCAAAAATGAGTGAGTTGGAGCAGCTTCGTCAGGAGGCCGAGCAGCTTAAGAACCAGATAAAAGTGAgtcacatttttattgttttaaaagtTCATCTTTAGCTTTAAAATTCTGATATATTTACTTGTGGTGTCATAATTGTATTTTTTGCCTGTGATTCCACGTTCATTAGGATGCCAGGAAAGCATGTGGAGATTCAACCCTGACACAGGTAAATGCTGCCAGATGTGCTGGGATATACAGTATGTCAGTCATTTTGGGGGTTTGATTTTAGGGATTATTCATCAATATGGGACAATTATGAACACGCTATACAGTATGTTAAGTTAATAATAAGACCCTGATAGAATCtcaacatgtttttaatgacgtgatggcagcaacacaggCCAGAAAAGTAAGTGGCACTAAAAAGAAATAGCTTGAGAAACGTATTACAGCTAGTGAGGTTAATTGGCAAGAcgtcagtaacatgattgggtataaacCGAGCACcatagagaggcagagtctctcagcaGTAAAGATAGGTTCAGCAGTCTGCAAAAAACTTTATctacaaattgtggagcaatttcTTAATTTTCCTCAAAGTTAAACTgcaaagactttgaatatttgATAACATACAGTAAATAGTGTCATCATACGATGATAGCGGAAGGGACGTGGCTGAAGATCAATATTGGATGCTGGTGATCTTCTGGTCTTCTGgtagcactgcattaaaaacaaatgtttatgtttatgtttatgcatttagtagacgcttttatccaaagcgacttacaaatgaaaaaatatataacattacagctaatatcaaagctaacaataagctacaaaTATGACACAGTTCATCCttccatccacaaatgcaggttaaagctctatcatacaaagaagaagccatgtATGAACATGATCAAGAAACACAGCTGTCTTCTACAGGGCCAAAGCTTATTCAATATGGACTGAGACAAAgaagaaaactgttctgtggtcagacaaatcaaattttttaattgaaatcatGGACGCTGCATCCTCTGGACTTAAATGGAGAGGGTCCAATTGTTATATATTTGGCATCAGATATCGGCTTAAACTACAAAAAAAGATGGACCTAACCCTCCaggtttaaaaatatataatataccCTGTACTCATGTTCTcaccagtgtttttttttaaacttaatttgAAAATTCTGATATAGCAAACATGTTACCCATGTGACTGATTGGATAATTATCTTCTATATCTGCTTCCAGAGAAATAGAAGATTTCTGGTGGCTGCTACGCTTTTTATTACAGCCATGTGCAACACAGCCCTGATTGCCATCCACTGATGACAAAGATCATAAAATACTCTCCAAAGCTACTGAGAAAAATTAGCCTCATGTGCATTATCTGTGAAAGAATAATTCAAAAGTTTGCTTCAAACTTGCTTTGCGAGTTGATGGAAACTGCTACAGAGGGAGCGCTTAACATCCATGAGAAAAAGACTCTGCTTTAAACTCTCTGTACTACAATATTTCAGGGATTGTTTTCCTGAAGAGTTTGTTGAATGATTTGCCTGAAAAGGTTGTAGTGTTTTAAATACgtcaaataaaataatcttaGATAAAAGGGTATCCACAAACCACTGAGTTACTTAATATCGATTATGTCCATCTTTAGCTAAACATTTAGCTATTCCTAAACTATTTTAGTTTTCACTGTCTCACAGCTTCACCTTTAGTGTAGAACTCTATTTTTTACAACACATTACCCATTAAGACTAAAGGTAAATTTAATAAAAACCTATTTCCTCGTCAACCTAGATGGCTGCTGGTCTGGATCCTGTTGGACGGATTCAGATGCGGACAAGACGCACCCTCCGTGGCCACCTTGCCAAGATCTATGCCATGCACTGGGGCACAGACTCAAGGTGAGACTGTAGCCTTTCAATGTAATGCCTTCAATCTCTGCAATAACACCCGTCCCTGCATTAGAATATGCTTGCCCAGTTGATTCTGTCTAACTGTCTATGAGGATGGCTCGAGGAAAATATCTAAGTGATGTTGAGAGAGGGTTTGATGTTAAGCTACAGATATCAGGAGCGTTAGAAAAGGCAGCTCAACTGGCTGGTTTGTTTTAGGAGTAACAGTGAATCAAGTGACATCTGCAAACAGATCCTTTCATGTGATCCTGACATTTTAATAATGTCTTGACAAATATTGGATAGATTGTAAGGAAATCTGGGGGAATAAATGCTCCATTATAGGGAGCTGCAACAACTTTGTCCATCGTGTAATTTTTTAGTGGCGTCTGTTAACTGCCAGTGCTTAGAAAACAATGAACTTTAAATATGTTAGCTCTGCACCAAGTGCAGCTTCACAAAACAGATGGTTAGCATGACCTGTTTTTCCCCCAATTCATACAATCATTTGTAGTTTGATCAATGTTTATTTTGATAATTTTCCTGAATATTTTGGAAACACCACAATATGAAAAGAGTGAGCAGAAAACAACATGAAGGTCAGAAGAAAAGAGAATAAAGTCGCAAACCAGCACACatgcttccatccatccatcccatccattttctataccgctgaatccgtcggtcgggtcgcgggtgggctggagcctatcccagcggtcaatgggcgagaggcggggtgcaccctggacaggccgccagtccatcacaggttcacacagagacaaacaagacaaacaaccacacacacgctcacattcactcctaaggacaattttagagacgcACACATGCTTGCTCGcggtaaatgctctgcaggaTTACTTGCTATATGGGCACATGTGGTCATTTTCCTGAGTAATCACTAAGTAGCTGATTGGGTAATCTGGGCTAGAAGTCTTGAGTGAATTCTGCAGACATTTGCGCTGCTGTACATAGCCCCTCTGGAACGCGTCGAGAAGATTTTAGTTTTGCAGTGCCTGTGTGAAAAAGCCATAAATGTTTGTAAATGTCTTCCTTTTCTCACCTCTGCAGGCTTCTGGTTAGTGCCTCTCAAGATGGAAAACTGATCGTCTGGGACAGCTACACCACTAACAAGGTAAAGTCAGAAGTCATTAGGTCATCAGATAACTTGTCTGAACAAGAAGTGAAGATGGACTTAAATCCTACCTTCATACGAGATTAATTCAGTACATCTACATAAACATTTGAGCCAAGTTGCAGTTAGAATTTGACCTGAACATATAACTGGACCCCTGTCTTTGTCCCAGTATATAAGCACAGAATGGGAATTGGGAATATTTTTTTTGATGGACGTATGTAAGGTGGTAATACACTCCCATTCAGCTTGTTAGTTTTGGGCTTTTGGTTAATCTATAACGCACAGAAATACAAAGAAATGCATGTTATCTCTTGGGTTTATTCTTCCTGCTCGTCAAAGCCCTGGATGGTAACTGTGGAGCATGCCCAGAGCACCAGCACCAGTTTGAGTTTAGCTGAGCATTTACTTGCAGGAGAAATTTGACCCCCAACTGTATTATCTGGGTTTGTGAGTCCGGCTCTCAGAGCTTTGATTTTGTATGATGTTGGTTGGACTCTATTTTAAAAACCCAGATTTGACAAtgacatatatattttttcatctATGATGAAAACATGCTGATCGACTCACCATAGCATAGCATATACAGCTGCAGTGCCAATGGAGGTCTGGTCTTGAAGAGCACATTTGGGTTTTCCTGCTACATAATAAATGTATTATAAAGGTCTTTGTTTTGCAATGTAAAAAAGGACAAAGTGCACATCAAATGGGAGTCATTCTATCTATTTGAAATGCTTTGTTGGCAGCTCCACTTCTacttcccctcacctgtcttcTTTATCATGAAACACATTTTCTTAAAATCACAATGATGGAAAAAACATGATTGAGCAGCAACATGCTAACCGATGACAAAAGACTGAGTCTTTTTGGAGGGGTGCTTAAACAGATAGGAGCTAAAACTCACTAAGGGAAGAGATGCTGTGTGAGACTGGGCTTTCTTAATATTAAGGCATGTAAATGTCTTCTAATAGAACTACAAAATAAAGTTTAGAACAAGCAAAAAAGCCTGATTCAGGCCCATTTATATGATCATGTTCACAGTTTGTGGTTTCGTTTGATTATGCTTTTTTCCTCCTAGATACACGCCATTCCCCTGCGCTCCTCCTGGGTAATGACCTGTGCTTACGCCCCCTCTGGGAACTATGTTGCCTGCGGAGGCTTGGACAACATCTGCTCCATCTACTGCTTAAAGACACGTGAAGGCAACGCCAGGGTCAGCAGGGAACTGCTTGGTCATACAGGTGAGAGGGCATCGCACTCAGCTCTCCTCCGCCTCTGGTTTGTGTTTGGTTTCTTCTGCGAGTCAAACTAAATATCACGTTTCAAATGAGTGTGCACAGCACCCCGGCCTCGTGGGAAAGCACCACTCCCAAACCTCTAAACAATGATGATCGCTTTAGTGTGGTTAATTAATCAGAGGGTAACACGGTCTTAATAGGCTGGGACATCAACTCTTGTTTATGAGACTGATATATGACGCCATGGCTGCCGTATtttattcacatgtaaacatgttgttTTAGCAGACTGTTTGTTACTACAGCTCTTTAGATTTCTGTTCAGCATGGAGTGAGATACTTCAACTGGTAAATCCTGAAATTACCAGTTATATATCGAATATACTCATTATGAACAGTATAATTTTTCCACTtggttaaaatgttaaaatcgATCCCAATTTAATGAAATTATCTTAAGGTTTAAAGCTTTGAcactaaaaacattttgtcatttGTACCAATTATTATCCTATTTTCTTCCAACCCTTAATCTTATTGTTTTGTACATTCGGCGTACAGTTTAAATATATTTATGCCCGTCTTTAATCATTGTAATGCCACTCCAACACCCGAGACTTCATGATATTAAGTTTCATTAACCTCTGACCTTCTTTAATCTCAGGTTACCTGTCATGTTGCCGTTTCGTCGATGACAATCAAATCATCACAAGTTCAGGAGACACCACGTGGTGAGTTCCATAGGACAGAGCCTTTAAGATGCTCCCCTGAGCCCATCCCTGTTGACAGACTCTTTGTTCTTTGCCCCAGTGCAATGTGGGACATTGAGACAAGTCAGCAGACCACAGTTTTCTCGGGCCACACCGGTGATGTCATGAGTCTGTCCCTGTCGCCCGACCTGCGCATCTTCGTGTCAGGAGCCTGCGACGCCTCGGTCAAACTGTGGGACATCAGGGACAGCATGTGCCGGCAGACCTTTACAGGCCACGAGTCGGACATCAATGCCACCTGTGTGAGTGTGCTCAAGGGCATGACTTaccttgtgtatatatatatatatatatatacaccttATAAAAGCACAGAGGGGAAGGGATGTCAGAAGTGCAGTCTGTTAATCTTCAACAAACAACCAGGCTTCATTTCATGAAACTTAGTGGAGAGGTTTAGACTGGCCAATGGAAGACAGCAAAGACCTTTTTTTcataatattatataatatacatTATGTAATATTATAAAGTAGACACTCGTGACACAATTACAGAGCATTTCTGACACAATAATTGGGACTGGTATCAGCTGTATCAGGATTATATCTCGCATGTACTGTTTAAAGGAATTATCCGCAGAGCAGCTCCAGTTTATCTTGTTGACGTCACACAGCGTCTTGTCTCCAGATTTGGGAGGGATTCAAGCAGACCGCGTGTCTCTTTGCTTCCCAACAGTTCTTTCCCAACGGCAGCGCCTTCGCCACAGGCTCCGATGACGCCACCTGCCGGCTGTTTGACCTCCGAGCGGACCAGGAGCTCAGCGTCTATTGCCACGACAACATCATCTGTGGCATCACCTCTGTGGCTTTCTCACGCTCCGGCCGTCTACTGCTGGCTGGTTACGACGACTTTAACTGCAACATCTGGGACGCCATGAAGGGAGACAGAGCAGGTGGGTGGAACGGGCGAGAAAATCAGGGGGAATGTCTAGTTGTTTTAACCTAACATAACACACTTTACCatctattattatttatatacaAAGGTTATAGGATGCTCATTGCAACAACAGTAAATCGACTGTTTTAAGTGGCTCCTGTTTTTAGTTACAGTATCCCAAATTCTTTAGAAGAAGGGTTTTGAATCAAAATACCTGAAGATATAATCCAAAATCTTTGACAAGCACATAATTCTGATTTGTACCTGCAAACTACAATGCAAATTTTTCCcattaatcacaattaaatcCAAGTTTAGGTGTGATTTGTGAGAAAACAGTTTCCTGCCTCGAGCCCTGCTGTGTGACTTACTAAATAAAACATTCAACAGCAACAAGAGGTCTTTTGTTTCTCCCCGTTCCTCCTGTAGGAGTCCTGGCTGGCCATGACAATCGTGTGAGCTGTCTGGGGGTGACTGATGACGGCATAGCGGCGTCCACGGGGTCCTGGGACAGCTTCCTTAAGATCTGGAACTGAGCCATGCACATAAACAGCAAACACACGCACGTCCAGCAGACACACACTGCTCCCATCTTTGGGACACGGTTTGCACCCTGTGCTCACACTGTATGTAAGATTCAACAGAAAAACTGCAACATTGTACAATACATAATATATATGACTTAGGTATGAGTTTCCACACACCCCCCCACCCCGACACACACACGTAATCTGTAAAATATCCAATGTGACCAAATACAGTTGAATCTTCAGCTGCTCCAATAAAAACACAAGCACCACTGTTACCTGACGCCTtttaacatacacacacacacacacacacacacatatatttctCCAGAGAGACACTGCTCCTCCGCTTTAGAAGAGGAGAAGACATCAATGGACAATTCTGtctttgtttacaatgaagttCAAAATGCACTTCAGATTTTTCTGTACCGTATTTGTCTCAGTATCTTAAGAATGCTAATGTGAAGGAGGAACCGCTTAGGACCattaacacttaaaaaaaaaaatcaaatccacTGACATGTGGTGCATATCATGTAGTCACTTTTTTCTTTGGAAATAAATAGATGTTTACCGCCACTTTATATTTAGTACATCTGCGCTAcgggttttattttgttttgcttcttGCCGTTTTGTTTTACGCATACTTTAtccatgttctccctgtgtgcCTCAGATACACTGATAATTAGAAACTATTGATACAGTTAAATCGACTCAAAGTGATCCGGAATGAAAGAGGAAAAATTACAGCATAATAAGACGCATCTTTACAGGCAGGAGCCAGTATTCATACTTTGACTTTGTCATTGTATTATCTGGACATTACTATGGTATAATTGTACATATTATTAATAAATATCTGCCTCTCCTACTAGATATTGTGGTTTCTTTGTGAATCTAAAGCAACCTATTTTGAGGCCTTCCTCTGAAATTGTTGTGACTCTCCATTACTCATTTTTCCCATCTGCACTTTTCACGAGTAGTGGCTTAATTGCACTGCATGAACTCTCCGAATACTGAAATCTGCTCTCACTTTCTGGATTTAAACTGTGTCGTATGTAGTTTTAACTAAAGGCAAAAGAAGTCTGTTTGTACCGAGTTGTAGATGCACTCCAAAGAATTCTTTTATTTCCTGAAATTCCATAAAACACGTGCAAAAAACTACGTTCGTCTGTGTCAACAGTGTTTCATGTGATAATCTAGTTAGGATTCTGCACGTGCAAATCTAACTTTTGGAATTTCTGTGACCTCACACAGCTCGTGTGATCTCTGAAGTGGCATTATATCAGAATATAGATTTGTCTGCTAACTGATCATTTATAGTTGGGCTCaaattgaattccttcggtcaattGATTCGATtgacctgattaaaaaaaaaaatgaatcagaaaaattaaagaaatttttttctttctcataaataACAGCTTTAACTCTAGGGTTAGCGTTGGTAATACTTCATGGGGTataaataaacatatatataatttattttttaaggtATTTTGGTCTTTAGCCACCAGATGGTGCTGTTGCTCATAATGAGGATTGGAGGATTTTAGTTCAGTTAATCTGCGATTTCTTTTATCAAGTGGCAGCCAAAATGGCTCCAAAAAGGATCAatttaaaagataaattaaataaaacgaAATGTGTTAAACCCTCATCACATcacaaagaaagaaggaaagcgACTGGAGCCAGAAATGAGATCTAggtcttttatttttcaaacaatcTGTATTAAGACATGAATTCATTCAACACAATCTTTTGAAAGTTTAAAGTATCAGTTTATGAAATACAATCTAGTGTTAACCTCTCACAAGTAACACAGACACGCGCACACTAAAACATTGCAAAGATGTTTACCGCTTTAAAAAAAGTTATTGAAAAAGAATGATGGAAACTGTATTTCTGTCCAAAGATCCTGATGGTTTAGAGCTCTCTGCCTCCCTCCCAGCTGCAGCTGTTAGTCCGTTCACATGTGATAAATAGAAGCCATGAAAGAGGATGTTGTCAGTTTTTAAGTTTAGCATTTCTTTTCCCAGGCAGCTTCTGAGAATCCACCGTCACAGCCATCATCCCAACAGGTGATGAGTGAAGCTGACAGAGAAGCAGTTATTTCTTGTGACAAACTAAAGTACAGAAAGATTGTGTAACACGCAAACCAACCTACATTTAGTCTGCCAAAGGCCACTGGAGAATCACTACCTGCCAGCCACACTGAGATGGAGCGTCA encodes:
- the gnb2 gene encoding guanine nucleotide-binding protein G(I)/G(S)/G(T) subunit beta-2; translation: MSELEQLRQEAEQLKNQIKDARKACGDSTLTQMAAGLDPVGRIQMRTRRTLRGHLAKIYAMHWGTDSRLLVSASQDGKLIVWDSYTTNKIHAIPLRSSWVMTCAYAPSGNYVACGGLDNICSIYCLKTREGNARVSRELLGHTGYLSCCRFVDDNQIITSSGDTTCAMWDIETSQQTTVFSGHTGDVMSLSLSPDLRIFVSGACDASVKLWDIRDSMCRQTFTGHESDINATCFFPNGSAFATGSDDATCRLFDLRADQELSVYCHDNIICGITSVAFSRSGRLLLAGYDDFNCNIWDAMKGDRAGVLAGHDNRVSCLGVTDDGIAASTGSWDSFLKIWN